In a single window of the Terriglobia bacterium genome:
- the secA gene encoding preprotein translocase subunit SecA: MLLDNILKKIFGSRNDRELKRIRPMMAAVNDFESRIQKLTDDQLRGKTAEFREKLRQGAALDDLLPEAFAVVREVGWRQLQMRHFDVQLIGGIALHEGKISEMKTGEGKTLVATLPVYLNALNGRGVHVVTVNDYLAKRDSEWMGKIYHFLGLSVGVIQHDLSDEERRIAYFSDVTYGTNNEFGFDYLRDNMKFDIHDCVHRMLPTEEQTIHKKSGNRILYSYGIVDEVDSILIDEARTPLIISGASDESTDKYYKINGIIPKLIPEKHYQIDEKLKTATLNEEGVTACEHLLGVENMYDPSHMDLIHHVYQALKAHTLFKKDVDYVVKDGENGPEVVIVDEFTGRLMPGRRWSDGLHQAVEAKEAVKVERENQTLATITFQNYFRMYKKLAGMTGTAETEAAEFLNIYNLEVLTIPTNKVLLRHEFPDVVFRTEREKFNAVVDEIAELHGRGQPVLVGTISVEKSERLSSMLKKRGVKHVVLNAKYHEKEAEIVAQAGRKSSVTVATNMAGRGTDILLGGNPEFMTRAELRRLNIDPATAEKEQWDIVYSRVKETSDREHDEVVGVGGLHILGTERHEARRIDNQLRGRAGRQGDPGSSRFYLSLEDDLLRIFGGERIKTIMTKFGMEEGVPIESRMISKRIEAAQKTVEAHNFDARKHLLEYDDVMNKQREAIYGMRRQLLEGGDKKEYVLSLMDELVQSFVDTNCPKDEHPDTWNVKGLRIEVQRQFGADLKALGVEVEKLNHDELLDELIKKLEDKYAEKEKQIGEQAMRFHERVIMLNVVDQQWKDHLLDMDHLREGIGLRGYGQRDPLVEYKRESYDMFQAMMQRISEDTLRYLFLMQPITEEQQQREVERKRRRIEKELTFSGGESATEKPKPVLRGEKIGRNDPCPCGSGKKYKKCHGAVA, encoded by the coding sequence ATGCTCCTCGACAACATTCTCAAGAAGATCTTTGGCAGCCGTAACGACCGTGAATTGAAGCGGATCCGCCCGATGATGGCGGCCGTCAACGACTTCGAATCCCGGATTCAAAAGCTTACCGACGATCAACTGCGGGGTAAAACCGCGGAATTCAGGGAAAAACTGCGCCAGGGCGCCGCGCTGGACGATCTCCTCCCGGAGGCATTTGCGGTGGTCCGCGAGGTGGGCTGGCGCCAGCTCCAGATGCGCCATTTCGATGTCCAGCTCATCGGCGGCATCGCGCTCCACGAGGGAAAGATCTCGGAGATGAAGACGGGGGAAGGCAAGACGCTCGTCGCCACCCTGCCGGTCTACCTGAATGCGCTCAACGGCCGCGGCGTCCATGTCGTCACCGTGAACGATTACCTCGCCAAGCGCGACAGTGAGTGGATGGGCAAGATCTATCATTTTCTCGGCCTCTCGGTGGGCGTCATCCAGCACGATCTCAGCGATGAGGAGCGGCGGATCGCCTACTTCAGCGATGTCACCTACGGGACGAACAACGAGTTCGGGTTCGATTATCTGCGCGACAACATGAAGTTTGATATTCACGACTGCGTCCACCGCATGCTGCCGACCGAGGAACAGACCATCCACAAGAAATCCGGCAACCGCATCCTTTACAGTTACGGGATTGTCGACGAGGTGGATTCCATCCTGATCGATGAAGCCCGCACCCCGCTCATCATCAGCGGCGCCTCCGATGAATCGACCGACAAGTATTACAAGATCAACGGCATCATTCCCAAGTTGATTCCCGAAAAGCATTACCAGATCGACGAGAAGTTGAAGACGGCCACATTGAACGAAGAGGGCGTCACCGCCTGTGAACACCTGCTGGGGGTCGAAAACATGTACGACCCCTCGCACATGGACTTGATCCACCACGTCTACCAGGCCCTCAAGGCCCACACGCTGTTCAAGAAGGACGTCGATTACGTGGTGAAGGACGGAGAGAACGGACCCGAGGTGGTTATCGTGGACGAGTTCACGGGCCGCCTGATGCCGGGCCGTCGCTGGAGCGATGGGTTGCACCAGGCGGTCGAGGCCAAGGAGGCGGTCAAGGTGGAGCGCGAGAACCAGACGCTCGCCACCATCACCTTTCAAAACTACTTCCGCATGTACAAGAAGCTGGCCGGCATGACCGGCACAGCCGAGACGGAAGCCGCCGAGTTCCTGAATATTTACAACCTCGAAGTGCTGACCATTCCCACGAACAAGGTCCTCCTTCGGCACGAGTTTCCGGATGTGGTCTTCCGGACCGAGCGCGAGAAGTTCAACGCCGTGGTGGATGAGATTGCGGAGCTGCATGGCCGGGGACAACCCGTCCTGGTGGGAACCATCTCGGTGGAAAAATCGGAACGCCTTTCCTCGATGCTGAAGAAACGCGGCGTCAAGCACGTGGTGTTGAACGCCAAGTACCACGAGAAGGAAGCCGAAATCGTGGCGCAGGCCGGGCGGAAGTCGTCGGTGACCGTGGCGACCAACATGGCCGGCCGCGGGACCGACATCCTGCTGGGTGGAAATCCGGAATTCATGACCCGCGCCGAACTGCGGCGCCTGAACATCGATCCCGCGACCGCCGAGAAGGAACAGTGGGACATTGTCTATTCCCGGGTTAAGGAGACCTCCGACCGCGAGCACGACGAGGTGGTCGGCGTCGGGGGACTCCATATCCTGGGCACGGAACGCCACGAGGCGCGACGCATCGACAACCAGTTGCGCGGCCGCGCCGGACGGCAGGGCGACCCCGGCTCGTCGCGCTTCTACCTGTCGCTGGAAGACGATCTGCTCCGCATCTTTGGCGGCGAACGCATCAAGACGATCATGACAAAGTTCGGCATGGAGGAAGGCGTTCCCATCGAATCGCGCATGATTTCCAAACGCATCGAAGCTGCCCAGAAGACGGTGGAGGCGCACAACTTTGACGCCCGCAAACATCTGCTCGAGTACGACGACGTGATGAACAAGCAGCGCGAGGCGATCTATGGGATGCGCCGTCAACTGCTCGAGGGGGGAGACAAAAAGGAGTATGTCCTCTCGCTGATGGACGAACTGGTTCAATCGTTTGTCGACACGAATTGCCCCAAGGACGAACATCCCGATACGTGGAATGTGAAAGGGCTGCGGATCGAAGTCCAGCGCCAGTTCGGGGCGGACCTCAAAGCCCTTGGCGTTGAGGTGGAAAAATTAAACCACGATGAGCTCCTCGATGAACTCATCAAGAAGCTCGAGGACAAATACGCCGAGAAGGAGAAGCAGATCGGCGAGCAGGCGATGCGGTTTCACGAGCGCGTCATCATGCTCAACGTCGTGGACCAGCAGTGGAAAGACCACCTCCTCGACATGGATCACCTCAGGGAAGGGATCGGACTGCGCGGTTACGGTCAGCGCGATCCGCTGGTGGAGTACAAGCGCGAATCCTACGACATGTTCCAGGCGATGATGCAGCGGATCAGCGAGGATACGCTGCGGTACCTTTTCCTCATGCAACCGATCACCGAGGAACAGCAGCAGCGCGAGGTGGAGCGCAAGCGGCGGCGGATCGAGAAGGAACTCACCTTCAGCGGCGGTGAATCGGCTACGGAAAAGCCTAAGCCCGTCCTGCGCGGGGAAAAAATCGGCCGCAACGATCCCTGCCCGTGTGGCAGCGGGAAGAAGTACAAGAAATGCCATGGGGCCGTGGCGTGA
- a CDS encoding response regulator transcription factor, translated as MARRILLIEDDHDIAELVKYNLEKNGFEVHLQAHGSGILPLLRKTQPHLILLDVMLPDADGFELCKEIRRDPSGKDIPVLFLTARAEEFDKVLGLELGADDYITKPFSPRELVARVRAHLRRAEKTQEPAVVTQGGIALNRDQCAVRVEGEVVELSATEFKLLEYLLSHPDRVFSRDQLLDAVWGTQAFVTPRTVDVHIRRLREKIERDSENPAYLKTVRGFGYKFESGEAES; from the coding sequence ATGGCCCGACGCATCCTCCTCATTGAAGACGATCACGACATCGCGGAGCTGGTGAAGTACAACCTCGAGAAGAACGGTTTCGAGGTTCACCTCCAGGCTCATGGCAGTGGAATACTGCCGCTCCTGCGGAAGACTCAGCCCCATCTGATCCTGCTGGATGTGATGCTGCCCGACGCGGACGGCTTCGAGCTGTGCAAGGAGATCCGGCGGGACCCCTCAGGAAAGGACATTCCGGTTCTCTTTCTTACGGCGCGGGCCGAAGAATTTGACAAGGTGCTGGGCCTCGAACTGGGCGCGGATGATTACATTACGAAACCCTTCTCACCGCGGGAACTGGTGGCGCGGGTCCGGGCCCACCTGCGGCGCGCCGAGAAGACCCAGGAGCCGGCGGTGGTCACGCAGGGGGGCATCGCCCTGAACCGGGACCAATGCGCTGTCCGGGTCGAGGGCGAGGTGGTGGAACTGAGCGCCACCGAATTCAAGCTGCTCGAGTACCTCCTTTCGCATCCCGACCGGGTGTTCAGCCGCGACCAACTGCTCGATGCCGTTTGGGGGACGCAGGCCTTTGTCACCCCACGCACTGTCGATGTCCATATTCGAAGGCTTCGGGAAAAAATCGAACGAGACTCTGAAAACCCAGCGTATCTGAAAACCGTGAGGGGATTCGGGTATAAGTTTGAGAGCGGAGAAGCCGAAAGCTAG
- a CDS encoding cell wall metabolism sensor histidine kinase WalK codes for MRRHLFTKILLTYLAIILSLLAVLDFYLTRFTERREIDEIARNLEQKARLLALDITPSSAIGDIRQKLLEAHLPADARITWIEPHGVVMADTNANPAEMENHATRPEFIEALAGRAGRSIRFSHTLHIDFLYVAVPLEADGRLFGALRLAYPLSDLQRQIHEIRQRIRLSSLIAFLLAAVIGYFLSRSLVSRIHTLTRFSESIATGDFQNRAPVEGSDELSSLAQSLNSTADQLQQLFESVDSERTKLQMVLENMSEGILVLDQSRKVSLSNRAMGNLLGRASPIPPGTPRHEAFRHPELQAFFESVYSTGAPATKSFLLHSTPERYFQATLAPVMNARGAIEMLIAVFYDTTAIERVDRVRKDFVANVSHELRTPLTSIQGYAETLIDGAVDDPHRRGEFLERIRQQSVRLAKLTADLLTLSTIESGKYPFKRLRADANQIVRESIGDLGSAIQMKSISIGFDPDPSNPAVECDPDAIRQVLLNLLDNAVKFSLPRGKIEVAIRPDEGGLRFSVTDHGMGIPSLDLPRLGERFYRVDKARSRELGGTGLGLAIVKHIVEAHGGKLSIQSELGKGSCFSFTLPV; via the coding sequence ATGCGCCGCCACCTGTTTACCAAGATTCTCCTCACCTACCTGGCGATCATCCTCAGCCTCCTCGCCGTTCTGGATTTTTATCTGACCCGCTTTACGGAGCGGCGCGAGATTGACGAGATCGCGCGCAACCTGGAGCAAAAGGCGAGGCTGCTGGCGCTCGACATCACACCGTCGAGTGCGATCGGGGACATACGACAGAAGCTTCTCGAGGCGCATCTGCCGGCCGACGCGCGGATCACCTGGATCGAGCCGCACGGCGTGGTCATGGCCGACACCAATGCCAATCCTGCGGAAATGGAAAACCATGCCACCCGTCCGGAATTCATCGAGGCCCTGGCGGGACGGGCAGGCCGCTCGATCCGGTTCAGCCACACCCTCCATATTGACTTCCTCTATGTGGCCGTTCCGCTTGAGGCGGACGGAAGGCTTTTCGGGGCGCTCCGTCTTGCCTATCCCCTCTCTGATTTGCAGCGCCAGATCCACGAAATCCGCCAGCGCATCCGGCTCTCCTCGCTCATCGCTTTTCTGCTGGCGGCCGTGATCGGCTACTTTCTCTCCCGGTCGCTGGTCTCGCGGATCCACACGTTGACGCGATTTTCCGAATCGATCGCCACCGGCGATTTTCAGAACCGGGCGCCGGTCGAAGGGAGTGACGAGCTGAGTTCGCTGGCCCAATCGCTCAATTCCACCGCCGACCAACTCCAACAACTCTTTGAATCGGTGGATTCCGAACGCACCAAGCTGCAAATGGTGCTCGAAAACATGTCGGAGGGAATCCTCGTCCTGGACCAGAGCCGGAAAGTCAGCCTGAGCAACCGGGCGATGGGGAACCTGCTGGGCCGGGCTTCTCCCATTCCCCCGGGGACTCCGCGGCATGAGGCTTTTCGCCACCCGGAACTCCAGGCCTTCTTTGAAAGCGTGTACTCGACCGGCGCCCCGGCGACCAAGAGTTTTCTGTTGCACTCCACGCCGGAGCGATATTTCCAGGCCACCCTGGCCCCGGTGATGAACGCCCGAGGCGCGATTGAGATGCTCATCGCGGTGTTTTACGATACGACGGCGATTGAGCGGGTGGATCGCGTCCGGAAGGATTTTGTGGCGAATGTATCGCACGAGCTGCGGACCCCGCTCACCTCCATCCAGGGCTATGCGGAGACCCTGATTGACGGGGCCGTCGACGACCCGCACCGGCGCGGCGAATTCCTCGAAAGGATCCGGCAACAGTCGGTCCGGCTCGCCAAGCTCACGGCCGATCTGTTGACGCTCTCGACGATCGAATCGGGAAAGTATCCGTTCAAACGATTGCGCGCCGATGCAAACCAGATTGTCCGCGAATCGATCGGGGACCTCGGGAGCGCCATTCAAATGAAGTCCATTTCGATCGGGTTCGATCCCGACCCATCGAACCCGGCAGTGGAGTGTGATCCTGATGCGATCCGCCAAGTCCTCTTGAACCTGCTCGACAATGCTGTGAAATTCTCGCTTCCCCGGGGAAAGATCGAAGTGGCCATTCGCCCCGATGAGGGAGGTCTCCGGTTCTCGGTCACCGACCATGGCATGGGGATTCCCTCGCTCGATCTCCCACGGCTGGGCGAGCGGTTTTATCGCGTCGACAAAGCGCGTTCGCGGGAGCTGGGAGGGACGGGGCTGGGCCTCGCCATCGTCAAGCACATCGTGGAGGCCCACGGCGGCAAGCTTTCCATCCAAAGCGAGTTGGGGAAGGGCTCGTGCTTTTCGTTCACGCTGCCGGTGTGA
- a CDS encoding cation diffusion facilitator family transporter, whose translation MSLLHRHHGNVGFRLLLTILLNLVIFVAELAFGIVANSLALITDAFHNLTDFSSAVISLTAHRISQREADSRRTFGYQRVEILAAVLNVAVLFAVAGVIFIKAWHRLQSPAPVRGGLMFGVALVALLANGAAALLLREPAKENLNVRSTFVHLVSDALSSLGAMIAGVFVMVKGWGITDSLASILIVVFIVSGGWGILKEATNILLNAAPRWIKVDDIKARLEQLPEVEGVHHIHVWSSSSASVAFSAHILVKNQTLEEVDRLSHAIREILVHEFQIDHPTLQFETRQYEAVALFCNEIADRHDETPGRTSPSSSETVK comes from the coding sequence ATGTCCCTGCTTCACCGACATCACGGCAATGTGGGCTTCAGGCTCCTGTTGACGATTCTGTTGAACCTGGTCATCTTCGTGGCGGAGTTGGCCTTCGGAATCGTGGCCAACAGCCTCGCTCTCATCACCGATGCCTTCCACAACCTTACGGATTTTTCTTCCGCCGTCATCAGCCTGACCGCGCACCGGATTTCGCAGCGCGAGGCCGATTCCCGCCGGACGTTCGGGTACCAGCGTGTGGAAATTCTCGCGGCGGTCCTCAACGTCGCCGTCCTCTTCGCCGTGGCCGGAGTCATCTTCATCAAGGCCTGGCATCGGCTCCAGAGCCCGGCGCCGGTCCGGGGCGGACTGATGTTCGGGGTGGCCCTGGTGGCATTGCTGGCCAACGGGGCGGCGGCGCTGCTGCTGCGCGAGCCGGCAAAAGAAAACCTGAATGTGCGCAGCACCTTCGTGCATCTGGTCTCGGACGCGCTGTCTTCCCTGGGAGCCATGATTGCCGGGGTGTTTGTCATGGTGAAGGGATGGGGAATCACCGATTCCCTGGCATCGATTCTGATCGTGGTGTTCATCGTTTCGGGAGGGTGGGGCATCCTGAAGGAAGCGACGAACATTCTTCTAAATGCGGCCCCGCGATGGATCAAGGTGGATGACATCAAGGCGCGGCTGGAGCAACTGCCGGAAGTGGAGGGAGTGCACCATATCCACGTCTGGAGTTCATCCTCCGCCAGCGTGGCCTTTTCCGCCCACATTCTGGTGAAGAACCAGACGCTCGAAGAAGTGGACCGTCTTTCGCACGCCATCCGCGAGATCCTGGTCCACGAGTTTCAAATCGATCATCCCACCTTGCAGTTTGAGACCCGGCAGTACGAAGCGGTCGCCTTGTTCTGCAACGAGATTGCGGACCGGCACGATGAAACCCCCGGCCGGACCAGCCCTTCTTCCAGTGAGACGGTGAAGTGA
- a CDS encoding chromate transporter, with amino-acid sequence MSSPKPKISLGRLFARFFYLGLIGFGGSSAVLGLIQRECVEKHHSISEDEFLHGVAFAQILGPYAVNTAFFVGYHLAGLTGALTAVVGFLFPSFWIVVGLSYLYFHFHQIPQLQSALVGIGPVIIALILWAAYMMGRPKLKNPSFVVIALVAFAAAYWRVNTVIILVAAGALGLLRYRLRKQVPQ; translated from the coding sequence ATGTCCTCGCCGAAACCGAAAATCTCGCTGGGCCGGTTGTTTGCACGGTTTTTTTATCTGGGGCTGATCGGATTCGGGGGCAGTTCCGCGGTCCTCGGGTTGATCCAGCGCGAGTGCGTTGAGAAGCACCACTCGATCTCGGAAGACGAATTCCTTCACGGCGTCGCTTTCGCGCAAATTCTCGGCCCTTATGCCGTGAACACCGCTTTTTTCGTGGGGTACCACCTGGCGGGACTCACCGGCGCCCTCACCGCGGTCGTTGGATTCCTGTTCCCGTCGTTTTGGATTGTCGTGGGCCTCTCTTACCTCTACTTCCATTTCCATCAGATTCCCCAGCTGCAATCGGCCCTGGTCGGGATCGGCCCGGTCATCATTGCCTTGATTCTGTGGGCCGCCTACATGATGGGAAGGCCCAAGCTGAAGAACCCCTCATTCGTGGTCATCGCTCTCGTCGCATTTGCAGCTGCGTACTGGAGAGTCAACACCGTCATCATCCTGGTTGCGGCCGGGGCCCTGGGGCTGCTGCGGTACCGCCTGAGAAAGCAGGTGCCGCAATGA
- a CDS encoding chromate transporter: protein MRLPSAVSRIAASVSLKALSLPLILLGWVFLKTGLVFFGGGFVLIPILHRDIVTHLRWLTEGEFIDGVAISSLTPGPIAMISTFVGYRRFGIAGAAIATLALFLPAMVLMYIISRVYLRFKDAKIVGEFLESVIPAVVGLIAVAALQLGRKAIHNWVDGVIAAVSLVLLIRFKVNPVWLLIIMATAGFVFKMA, encoded by the coding sequence ATGAGACTTCCTTCGGCTGTTTCAAGAATCGCGGCGTCGGTGAGTCTCAAGGCACTCAGTCTGCCGCTCATCCTGCTGGGCTGGGTGTTTCTGAAAACGGGTTTGGTCTTCTTCGGGGGCGGGTTTGTGTTGATTCCCATCCTGCACCGCGACATCGTGACCCATTTGAGATGGCTCACGGAGGGAGAATTTATTGACGGGGTGGCCATCAGCAGTCTGACCCCGGGCCCGATCGCGATGATCTCCACATTTGTCGGTTACCGGAGGTTCGGGATTGCGGGGGCCGCGATCGCCACCCTGGCGCTCTTTTTGCCCGCCATGGTGCTGATGTACATCATCTCGAGGGTCTATTTAAGATTCAAGGATGCCAAGATAGTCGGAGAATTTCTGGAAAGCGTCATTCCCGCCGTGGTCGGCCTGATCGCTGTGGCGGCCTTACAATTGGGCCGGAAAGCGATCCACAACTGGGTGGACGGTGTCATTGCGGCGGTGTCGCTGGTTCTGCTGATCCGGTTCAAGGTCAATCCGGTGTGGCTGCTGATCATCATGGCCACCGCCGGATTCGTGTTCAAGATGGCGTAA
- a CDS encoding cytochrome C oxidase subunit IV family protein: protein MKHHVVHPGIYFLVFFILLILTGVTTAVGFYDLGRWNTVVALAIAVCKATLVVLFFMHLRYSSALPRLVMLGGLFWLALLIGLTLVDNLTRSWDPNPRGWETTSSVQRP from the coding sequence GTGAAGCACCACGTCGTCCATCCCGGAATTTATTTTCTTGTCTTTTTCATTCTGCTGATATTGACCGGAGTGACCACCGCGGTAGGATTCTATGACCTCGGTCGATGGAACACCGTGGTGGCGCTGGCGATCGCCGTTTGCAAGGCCACGCTCGTCGTCTTGTTCTTCATGCATCTGCGTTACAGCAGCGCACTGCCAAGGCTTGTCATGTTGGGAGGGCTCTTCTGGCTCGCCCTCTTGATCGGATTGACGCTTGTTGACAACCTCACCCGCAGCTGGGATCCCAACCCTCGGGGATGGGAGACGACGTCGTCCGTCCAGCGGCCATGA
- a CDS encoding cytochrome c oxidase subunit 3 family protein has translation MAAHQFDDLDQQREAASLGIWVFIATEIMFFGGLFTGYTVYRTQYFTSFVAGSHLLDLKLGAVNTAVLICSSLTMALAVYAAQTGKRKLLVAFLIFTMILGSVFLGIKFVEYATKYHHHLIPGYNFAPEGVYPPQMQLYFCFYFAMTALHALHMIIGLGLLTALVILAGRGRFTPDSHNPVEAIGIYWHFVDIIWIFLFPLLYLVGGR, from the coding sequence GTGGCGGCCCATCAATTTGACGATCTGGACCAACAGCGCGAGGCTGCAAGCCTGGGAATCTGGGTATTCATCGCCACCGAGATCATGTTCTTTGGGGGCCTGTTCACCGGCTACACCGTGTACCGGACTCAGTACTTTACTTCCTTTGTGGCGGGCAGCCATTTGCTCGACTTGAAGCTGGGTGCCGTCAACACAGCCGTGCTCATCTGCAGCAGCTTGACCATGGCGCTCGCCGTTTATGCCGCGCAAACCGGGAAGCGCAAACTTCTGGTCGCCTTCTTAATTTTTACAATGATCCTCGGATCGGTTTTCCTCGGGATCAAGTTTGTGGAGTATGCCACGAAGTACCACCATCACCTGATACCGGGCTACAATTTTGCGCCGGAGGGGGTCTATCCTCCGCAGATGCAGCTTTACTTTTGCTTCTATTTTGCGATGACGGCGCTGCACGCCCTCCACATGATCATCGGGCTGGGGCTCCTGACGGCACTGGTCATCCTGGCCGGTCGCGGACGGTTCACCCCCGACTCGCACAACCCGGTGGAAGCCATCGGGATCTACTGGCATTTTGTCGATATCATCTGGATCTTTCTTTTTCCGCTGCTCTACCTGGTGGGAGGCCGCTAG
- the ctaD gene encoding cytochrome c oxidase subunit I, whose amino-acid sequence MSTLSVEQPEQSPSRVHYLNVHYGVKSWLLTTDHKRIALLYLASITLFFLVGGSAAVLIRMNLLTPTGLLVEPATYNKLFSIHGIVMVFFFLIPSIPAVLGNFLVPLMIGARDLAFPRLNLLSWYVYIVGGLFTLYAVIAGGVDTGWTFYAPYSSVYSNTHVMAAAMGVFITGFSSILTGLNFIVTIHKMRAPGMTWFRLPLFIWAMYATSVIFILGTPVIGITLLLIALERVAHLGIFNPALGGDPLLFQHLFWFYSHPAVYIMILPAMGVESELITCFSKKRIFGYSFVAMSSLAIALLGFLVWAHHMFVAGVSMYAGMVFSILSYLVAVPSSVKVFNWTATLYKGSISYEAPMLYGMGFIGLFSMGGVTGMFLASLGMDVHVHDTYFVIAHFHYIMVGGAVMAYLGGIHFWWPKISGRMYPEGWARFSALIIFLGFNLTFFPQYILGYLGMPRRYPVYPPEFQVLNVMSTAGASILGVGYLIPLIYLIWSMRYGPVASSNPWGAKGLEWETASPPPTDNFEETPVVTGEAYDYPSREVEVA is encoded by the coding sequence ATGAGCACCTTGTCTGTGGAACAACCCGAACAGTCCCCCTCGCGCGTTCATTACCTGAATGTTCATTACGGGGTGAAATCGTGGCTGCTGACCACCGATCACAAACGCATCGCACTGCTCTATCTCGCTTCCATCACCCTGTTCTTTCTCGTCGGCGGAAGTGCTGCGGTTTTGATCCGGATGAACCTGCTGACGCCCACGGGGCTGCTGGTCGAGCCGGCCACTTACAACAAGCTGTTCAGCATTCACGGAATCGTCATGGTCTTTTTCTTTCTAATCCCATCGATTCCGGCGGTGCTGGGAAATTTTCTGGTGCCCCTCATGATCGGGGCCAGAGACCTCGCTTTCCCCCGGTTGAACCTTCTGAGCTGGTACGTTTACATCGTGGGCGGCCTGTTCACGTTGTACGCGGTCATCGCGGGCGGGGTGGACACCGGATGGACCTTTTACGCCCCTTACAGCAGCGTGTATTCCAATACCCACGTCATGGCCGCCGCCATGGGGGTTTTCATCACAGGGTTCTCTTCCATCCTGACGGGACTGAATTTCATTGTCACCATTCACAAAATGCGGGCCCCCGGCATGACCTGGTTCCGCCTGCCGCTCTTCATCTGGGCGATGTACGCCACCAGCGTCATCTTTATCCTGGGAACACCGGTGATCGGAATCACCCTTCTGCTGATTGCGCTGGAGAGGGTGGCCCATCTGGGAATCTTCAATCCCGCCCTGGGCGGCGATCCATTACTCTTTCAACACCTCTTCTGGTTCTACTCGCATCCTGCGGTCTACATCATGATCCTTCCGGCGATGGGGGTAGAGAGCGAGTTGATCACTTGCTTCTCCAAGAAGCGCATCTTCGGCTACAGCTTTGTGGCCATGTCGAGTCTGGCCATCGCGCTGCTCGGGTTTCTGGTGTGGGCTCATCATATGTTCGTCGCCGGCGTGTCGATGTATGCGGGGATGGTGTTCTCCATCCTGAGTTACCTGGTGGCCGTTCCTTCCTCCGTCAAGGTTTTCAACTGGACGGCGACGCTTTACAAGGGATCCATTTCCTATGAGGCGCCGATGTTGTACGGCATGGGATTCATCGGCCTGTTTTCCATGGGAGGTGTGACGGGCATGTTCCTGGCCTCGCTGGGAATGGATGTGCATGTTCATGACACCTATTTTGTGATCGCGCACTTTCATTACATCATGGTGGGCGGGGCGGTCATGGCCTATCTGGGCGGCATCCATTTCTGGTGGCCCAAGATCAGCGGGCGAATGTATCCCGAAGGATGGGCCCGGTTCTCGGCGCTCATCATCTTCCTGGGATTCAACCTGACCTTTTTTCCGCAATACATCCTCGGCTATCTCGGCATGCCGCGGCGCTATCCGGTTTATCCACCCGAGTTTCAGGTGTTAAACGTCATGTCCACGGCGGGGGCATCGATCCTGGGGGTGGGGTACTTGATCCCCCTGATCTACCTGATCTGGTCGATGCGTTATGGTCCGGTCGCGAGCTCCAACCCCTGGGGGGCAAAGGGCCTGGAATGGGAGACCGCTTCACCGCCGCCGACCGACAACTTCGAGGAGACACCGGTGGTCACCGGGGAAGCGTACGACTATCCGTCCCGGGAGGTGGAAGTTGCCTGA